In Gossypium hirsutum isolate 1008001.06 chromosome D01, Gossypium_hirsutum_v2.1, whole genome shotgun sequence, the genomic window ctccaacctctatttcttgaatctaacttgatattctagcttcccatagtctccttgtcaattttctctcttgatggctatggaaatttctttgatttctaagtgaaaatggtagatttttggtgaaaagaccaaattgtaaagaaagcaaaactttctttctttccctcttcttctcacgttaatGCATGCAAAAATGGTGGGGATGGTTGCTTTTCATccttctttccacatatatatatactaaataaattaataataataaaataatatcatttaaaaaaatcaaattaaaatattaataaactaatatttatttatttattaatctaaaatatctccaacatcatcattatcttctagatttctctctcttctaattgaccattttgccttttataatcttttaaaattctatcgttgagtcatcacttaatttggtaaaattgtgatttagtccctcaaacttcttcacctttttcaatttggtcctaatccatccatttttcttagtttctagatcattccacccttaaaatatttacaccattggtccttcaactttttcatatttacactttaacccctcaatttttgagtatttactttgggtaacaaaacttttctcacttttgcgatttaatcctttcttgaattaatatgttataatatacttcccaatatttccataactcaaaattacccctttttagcactttatttccttattttactatatcagagatattatattattttccttactgtaaaaattttcggagtATTACAAGAACCACCCAAAAATCTATCAGAGCATCTCGAAAAGTCTAGTCAAATTTGACCTACAAAATACTACAAGATTGATTTTGGATTCTCATGTAACTTCAATCTTTGCTcttaacaaatgttaactttgcTAACATTGCAGTCCATGTGGATGTcacatcaacaattaattaatttttttaatttaaaaatatataattttttatttttttaaaaaataaattatattataattttttaaaaaattttaaaaaatatcaaaaaattaattaattgctaatgtggCATCCACATGGTAGTCACATATATGTTCATATCTATtttagggtgatttgacaaaaatcgCAAATTCAAGAGGTAAAAGAGACgaaaattaaatgaatgactaaaatgatttttttgtaaagttaaaagGTCAAATAAGACATTgtgcctttatttatttatttgaaaggcTGTAATCTAGGGCTAAGCAAAAAAATCAACCAAACCAAAAACCGACCCGAACTGAGGTATTTAGATGGTTTATGAAATGCAAGTTCAAAAACCGCGATTACTCGAAACCAAAttgaattctattttttatttaaaatatatttaattttaaattttatggtataaaaataaaaattttatatttaaaataataaaaataatttaaaagttcttgaaaaattattgttttttagaAGTATTTACGAAAAATACCTTTGAATTTTTGTCAAATAATAGTCAAAAGCCATAAACAAAgcttattttatcaaaataagtttaaaaaatcaaaccaaaaattaaTATGGGAAAACCAAGAACTGAACCGAATTATAATAGGTGgttcaaaaaatctaaaaatctcGACTGAACCGAATCGATATCTCCTCTActaggttaaattctgctattagtacATGTACTTTGCAAAAGCTATGGATTTAGTCCCTATgcttttatttgatcaattttagtccttgtacttttctaattttcaaattttggtctTGCCCTAAACAGTAGCATTTAAATtcatttagttaaatttaattactatttttgtaCTATATGtacagttgtagatttagtccattttcttcaACTAGGTCATTCTAattccctatacttttcaaattttaaaatttcaatcttaacAAAAATGACATTCGATAATTCATTAACTGAATTTTAATGAGTATTATGTGGAAATAATAAGTTGACAtgacattacatatataataatatgttttgcacaccaaaatttgaaaatatcataattttacttaatgaatttaacaattattgtttgatgagaattaaaattttaaaatttgaaaaagtaaaaaaaaaaactaagaaatgACGAAATAAAAATAGACAGgagtttttatgaaaaattgacAACAGTCCAAGCATCCGTGAAGATGATGGGCTTGGTCTCAACTTAAGCCCTAAATAGTAATGGCCTGATTTGGATCGTCGGTATTTAGAATGTAcgattaaaagataaaaagacgTAAAAATTCAGAACTTGAGCAGACGAAGAACAGAAAATGCATTCTCTTCAATTCTCAGTTCCACTACTACCAACTTCCCGGTTCAAACGCCATTCCGTTCGTTGCGCTAGCGACCGCCAGCAGCTTTTTAACCGCATTGCCCCTGTTTATGATAACGTAACCCATCTTTCACCTCTCTATCCTTTTATTCAACCAGTCTTCTTCTTCTCGTAATTTTTGCCTTTGGTTTTGATAACATTTGCAGCTGAATGATTTGCTGAGTTTGGGTCAGCATCGTATATGGAAACGCATGGCTGTATCATGGAGTGGGTTGGTATTCAAATTTCTCCCCCTTTTTGTTTCGTTGAATTTTTATTTACCAAGCACTGAAACAGGGCCAAAACGGGAGATTCCCTCTTGGATTTGTGCTGTGGAAGCGGGGATTTAACCTTCCTCATGTCTGAGAAGGCCGGTGCCGACGGCAAAGTATGCTTGTTTTGAATTGTTTTATACCAAAATACAAATAGTATCTGAGGTGCTAAGTGTGTAGGTAATTGGCCTCGATTTCTCGAAAGAACAACTATCAATTGCTTCATCACGCCAATACTTGCTTTCAAAGGCTTGCTACAATAACATTGAGTGAGCACTGGTAAATCTTGTCGTTAACTAACTAGTATGAAAATGCTCTTTCAATAATGGAGGTCATAGGTGAAGTATTACAAACTTATCTTCTATTGTGCATAAAACCATTATAAGTTTTGTCTTATCATGACATAATTTGTGTTTGGAATTGAATCTAGATGGGTTGAAGGTGATGCACTCGATTTGCCATTTTCTAATGGTTACTTTGATGCTATTACTATGGGTTATGGGCTGCGCAATGTGGTTGATAAACGTCGAGCTATGCAGGAGATGTTCCGAGTTCTAAAGCCTGGTCTATAGACTATATACTCAAATCTTCTGTTTCTCTTGTTGGCATAtaggttttcttttttaattgaaCTTGATGGAAAATTGAAAATACTTTAAAGGTTGCTTCTTTCTGCAGGCTCAAGGGTATCGATCCTCGACTTCAATAAAAGCATGCAGCCATTTACTGCATTGTTTCAGGTATACAGCACTGCCCCAACTTTTTAGATATTTGAACATCGTAAAGAGTTGCGGTAGTGACGAATGTCACCTTGCACTTGTTGCACATTAAGTTCAATTCTGAAAGATGCCATTGACGATCAAAAGTTTTTCTTTCGGAAAGGAATGGATGATTGATAATGTTGTAGTACCAACGGCAACAGTTTACGGCCTTGCCAAGGAGTACCAGTATTTGAAAacttccattgatgaatttttaaCAGGTTCATTCCTTCAATTGCCTATGTCTATTCATgctgaattattttcttttcactgATGATTCGTTTTTCTAGATGTTATCAAACTAAGTCTTTGAAATCTAACTTCATTTAATCTTTGTTTAGAAAGTTGTAGATTCCCGTAACTAAAGTGTCTATTAGATCTATATCAGTAGCGTATTAGTCAGATTTTCtttgtaaaatagatgtttttCTTTGCAAAAATGAAACTACTGTATCCACACACGAAACTATGCAGTATGTATGGGTTCTCAGACTGTCGGAACCATTGATACGAAGTTTAGGGAGGATGTGATATGACAATAGCTTTTGAATAAATACTTGGCCTCTGTTGTAGGGAAGGAATTGGAGAAACTGGCCTTAGATGCAGGGTTTTCTTATGCCAGACATTACGAGATAGGCGGAGGCCTCATGGGGAACCTAGTAGCCGCACGTTAAAGTAATTTCATGCATTTGATGTTCGGTTTAGTTGTTGAGGAGGAAAGCATCTTCATGCATAGGAATTCCTAACCTTTTCTAAATGCAGTGTGGATTTTGTTGTTAAATTGAATCCTTAGTGTTATGATTGAGAAATCTACAAAAAGAATAATGCTTCAGTTTTGCATCAAATTTGCAATAAAGTTCATAGATTAGCTAAACAGGGCCTTGGATCTACTCCAAAGCGGTATCAAAACACCCCAACCCCAAGCCTCCTTGCCCAAAGAAATATACAAATCACCTATATAAAGGGTGAACATTCGATTGACttgagtcaaaaaatttcaagttagtcgagttgacaaatTCTATTTTAGCAatcgaactcaatttgaattttttttcgaatcgagtcgagttaatgaatcttattatttatacccAATGTTGCGTTTATAtagaccgattatttaactagtggACGAAgcacaagattatttaactatataaacattaacttaatgggtaaatatttatcaaaacgactTTGTTTTGCTATTtcttatttgaatttttggataactcgaattatgtaattcatatttgagttaaattaataatttttattttttattcgagtttatCCGAATAACttcaactatttaattcaaaatttgaattttttatcaaatttttcgaattgaatcaaattttattcACTTCTACCTATATATATGTAAGGAAGGTTGATCTTTGTATTGCTTATAACAAAACTAATAAATattcaacataatttttttttatgcatACGACAAAATTATCAGCTTTGATGACAATAATCTAACTATTTTGTCATCTATGATCTT contains:
- the LOC107921369 gene encoding 2-phytyl-1,4-beta-naphthoquinone methyltransferase, chloroplastic, with product MHSLQFSVPLLPTSRFKRHSVRCASDRQQLFNRIAPVYDNLNDLLSLGQHRIWKRMAVSWSGAKTGDSLLDLCCGSGDLTFLMSEKAGADGKVIGLDFSKEQLSIASSRQYLLSKACYNNIEWVEGDALDLPFSNGYFDAITMGYGLRNVVDKRRAMQEMFRVLKPGSRVSILDFNKSMQPFTALFQEWMIDNVVVPTATVYGLAKEYQYLKTSIDEFLTGKELEKLALDAGFSYARHYEIGGGLMGNLVAAR